The Niastella koreensis GR20-10 genome includes a window with the following:
- a CDS encoding glycosyltransferase family 2 protein, translating into MPIAQQIQIHIPPAATGLQVGNSSAINSKSKKEVAISKLSIIIPAYNEGKTIATILDRINEVKLISNIEKEVIIVDDCSKDNTELAVREYMTSNTELTIAYFKYLRHEINQGKGAAIHTGISEATGEYLLVQDADLEYDPGEYNTLLKPIINAQADVVYGSRFIGGNAHRILFFWHSIGNRFLTFLSNMFSNLNLTDMETGYKMFRTDLIQQLKLEEKRFGFEPEITAKIAMMSGIRIYEVGISYYGRTFSEGKKIGWKDGVKAIYCILKYSLFRSKHVIKKREYQGYK; encoded by the coding sequence ATGCCTATTGCTCAACAAATTCAGATCCATATACCGCCGGCTGCAACGGGATTACAAGTCGGCAATAGTTCTGCGATCAATAGTAAATCGAAAAAAGAGGTTGCTATCAGCAAGTTGTCCATTATCATTCCAGCTTATAATGAGGGAAAAACTATTGCGACGATTCTTGACAGGATCAATGAGGTGAAGCTCATCAGCAATATTGAGAAGGAGGTGATTATTGTGGATGATTGCTCCAAAGACAACACAGAATTGGCAGTGAGAGAATACATGACATCCAATACCGAATTAACCATTGCCTATTTCAAATACCTCCGCCACGAAATAAACCAGGGAAAGGGTGCGGCTATACATACGGGTATCTCCGAGGCAACCGGCGAGTATCTGTTGGTACAGGATGCTGATCTTGAGTATGATCCGGGTGAATACAACACCTTATTAAAACCGATCATCAATGCTCAAGCAGATGTGGTTTATGGGTCGCGTTTTATAGGTGGCAATGCCCACCGCATCCTATTCTTCTGGCATTCTATCGGTAATCGGTTCCTTACTTTTCTATCGAACATGTTTAGCAACTTAAATTTGACAGACATGGAAACGGGGTATAAAATGTTTAGAACAGATTTAATTCAACAGCTAAAACTGGAAGAAAAGCGTTTTGGATTTGAGCCTGAAATAACTGCAAAAATTGCAATGATGTCGGGAATACGAATTTATGAAGTTGGCATTTCTTATTATGGAAGAACTTTTTCAGAAGGAAAGAAGATTGGCTGGAAAGATGGAGTTAAAGCGATCTATTGTATTCTGAAATATTCATTGTTTAGAAGTAAACATGTTATAAAAAAAAGGGAATACCAAGGTTATAAATAA
- a CDS encoding TlpA family protein disulfide reductase — MNILKTILILIAFSSCRNEVPPVKTGFEGKRPPEFKLLLSDSSTYIEASKLSSDSPTVYFYFSPHCPYSHAQMKDIIKNINRLGNIHFYVFTTWPFNEMKKFCSTYELYKYKNITTGVDNAYTFEHFFNATGVPYFAIYKKDKTLSHAFLGKISIDQIKAATQN; from the coding sequence ATGAATATTTTAAAAACAATTTTGATTTTGATTGCATTTTCATCCTGTCGTAATGAAGTACCTCCGGTAAAAACGGGTTTTGAAGGGAAAAGACCTCCTGAATTTAAATTGTTACTATCAGACAGCAGCACCTACATAGAAGCTAGCAAACTCTCTTCAGATTCCCCTACCGTGTATTTCTATTTTTCACCGCATTGTCCTTACTCCCATGCACAAATGAAGGATATTATCAAAAATATAAATCGCCTGGGAAACATTCATTTTTACGTTTTTACCACATGGCCGTTTAATGAGATGAAGAAATTTTGTTCAACCTACGAGCTTTACAAATATAAAAACATTACAACGGGAGTTGACAATGCATACACTTTCGAACATTTTTTCAATGCTACAGGTGTACCTTATTTTGCAATTTATAAGAAAGATAAAACTCTTAGTCATGCATTTTTGGGTAAAATATCTATAGATCAAATAAAAGCTGCGACTCAAAATTAA
- a CDS encoding MauE/DoxX family redox-associated membrane protein, with product MKRYFFIDIISLLFTMLFLYTAISKWMDYNIFKEQIALSPLLAPISKLIAISLPITETVIAVLLLIPKFRLIGLYISTILMTLFTIYILYILASGQPIPCTCGGLIEALSWNGHLVFNCAFILIGVTGIIGESAFRKKAKVELKSIAIG from the coding sequence ATGAAAAGATATTTTTTTATAGATATTATATCCTTGTTATTTACCATGCTCTTCCTTTACACAGCTATCAGTAAATGGATGGATTATAATATATTTAAAGAACAAATAGCACTATCTCCTCTTTTAGCCCCGATTTCTAAACTTATTGCAATATCTCTTCCGATAACAGAAACAGTAATAGCAGTACTGTTGCTGATTCCAAAATTTAGATTAATTGGCTTATATATATCCACGATACTGATGACTCTGTTCACAATTTATATCCTTTATATTCTGGCATCTGGCCAACCGATTCCTTGTACTTGTGGAGGACTTATTGAGGCTTTATCGTGGAATGGTCATCTTGTTTTTAATTGCGCATTTATTTTAATAGGTGTAACAGGCATAATAGGAGAATCAGCATTTAGAAAGAAGGCCAAAGTTGAGCTCAAATCAATTGCAATAGGCTAA